The region GTGCAATTGCAATTGTTTGAGTTTGCGCCCCATCCCGTTTTAGAACGGCTCAAGGAAATTAACCCCGACGAACTGACGCCCCGTGAGGCGCTGGCGCTCCTTTACGAACTGCGGCGGCAATTGTGACCCCGTTTGGTCCTGCCCCTTTAAGCCTTTCCCGCCTTCGTCCGATATGGGCATCGGAGGGATTGGGTGTGGCACGAGACCGCCGATTTATGGGCGTTATCGCCGTCGTCGCAGGATTGCTTGCCGTCACTTTTTGCGAGCGCCAGTGGGGCGCTAACGCCCCGCTGTGGCAACTCTACCTCATCCCTGTCGCCGCCGCCGGCATGTTCGCCGAGGTGACAGGCGGCATCGTCGCGGGGGTGGCTGCCAGTTTACTGTTAGGGCTGCTGTCACCCGTCGCCCGCACTTGGGACGGGAGCGCTTTGCTCGGTTGGCAGATGGGTTTCGTGTTCCTCGGCGGGCTCATCGGTTATTTAAAGCGACAAGCGGAATTGCAGCGAGAGGCAAAGGAGCAACTGCGCCGCCAGCAGGAATTGCGCGAAGCGCTGACGGATTTCCTCGTGCACGACTTGCGTTCGCCCCTGACCAATGTCATCAGCGGGTTGGAAACGCTGAAACTGGCGCTGCAAGACCAAATTGCCCCTGAAGACGCCGAACTGCTGGAACTGGCGCTCATCGGGGCGCAACGGTTGCTTACGATGGTCAATTCGTTGCTGGACTTGCGCAAGATGGAAGAGGGGAAATTCCCGCTTTACCTCAAGGAGTTTGTGCCTGACGATGCCGTGACCGAAGCGGTGCGGCAGGTGCAACTGTGGGCAAAGCAAAACGGCGTCATCGTGCGCACAGAGTTAGCATCAGATTTGCCAGCGATGGTCGCTGACCGCTGGGTGCTCATCCGCGTCCTCGTCAACTTGCTAAGCAACGCCTTGAAATACACGCCGTCGGGCAAGACGGTCACGGTGTGGGTGGAAACGCGCGATGACGGCGTGCATTTTGCAGTCGCCGATGAAGGTCCGGGCATCCCAAAGGAGTATCTTGACCGCATCTTTGACCGTTTCGTGCAGGTGGAAGCCCGTAAAGCCGGCGCAGCGGTCGGGACAGGGTTGGGATTGACTTTTTGTAAGATGGCAGTGGAAGCGCATGGCGGGCGCATTTGGCTGGAAAGCGAAGTGGGCAAAGGCACGACGGTGCATTTCGTCCTTCCGCTCACCCCTCACCCTGCGCCGACGCCGGTGGCGCCTGTCTCGCAGGCTGTCCCCTCGTAGCACCCCGCCCGACAGAAGAGCAGACGGCGATGCTAAACTTGAGGTAGCCTGACGGCTTCAAGCGGGCAGGTGACCTGTCGTGGCGACCTCCCAATGGACGGAGGTGGAAGCGTTTGCCGCCGTCGTTGAACAAGCCGTTCGGGCAGCCTTGGGCGGGCGGCGGGTTGACCCCGAAACTTTTCGGGAGTTGCTTATGGAAGGGCAATTGGCAGTTTATGACGCCCTCCAACAGATAGCGCCAGTGACGGCTGACATTCACCAGCAGGTTTTCCGTGTCGTTTACCGGCACATCCGCCGCATTTTACCGAACTATCTCCCTCAAACCGCTGCACTGCCTGACGACGAAGGACGGGCTGCTTCTGAGGGAGAGTTGACGGCAGGGCGCGGCTTGACCGAGCCGCAAGCCGAGCGACTGACACCCCTTGTGATGGCGGTGTTGTTGGCGTCTGCCCCTCCTTCCGAACGGCTTTATGTCCTGCACACCTTGCTGGATTGGGACAAACCGCCCCGCTACAGTCAGACGCGATTGCGCCATCGGTGGGCAAAGTTAGATTGGATGCGATTGCTGACAGGGCACGGACGCCCCTCTGAAAGGCAGGAACTCTTTGCACTGCTTTGTGCCCACGCGCAAAGAGGTAATGACCGAGAACGGGAACTTGCCGGTTTTGCCTTAGCCGTCTTGTCAGTGCAGGACGCTGCCCCGATGACGACGCTGACAGCCGATGCCGTAGCGGCACTGCTCCACTCCCCGCACCCCGTTCACCAGTTGCTGGGGCTGTGGGTGACCTTGGCGCAACAAAAAGGCGCGTGGCTATCGCAATGGCTCCAATCGTTGGATTTCAGCGTCATGGGGACAGTTTTGGAGTCGCGTTACACCCGCCCAAAAGACTGCCTTTGCCTCGCTCCTTGCTCGCATTATTATCCGCCTGACCATTTACAAGTTGTTCCGGATGGAGCAACGGTAGCCGTCGTTGTGGAAGGGCTAACGCAAGTGGCGCAGGCAGGGAGGCAGCGACTGACATGGACGGTGCGATGGCGGGGGCGGTTGCTGGCGAAGGTGGCAGGCTTGTATGCCCGCTGCTTGCCTGAGATTTTGAGCGTGTTCCACGATGTCCCCTCCCACCGCTTCAGCGCGATGCTGCAGACAATTGCGTGGGCACGCGCCGACCCTCAGAAGGCGTCAGAGCAGGCGACGGAATGGTTGCCGAAGGGCACGACGCTTTTGGAACGGATTTTGCGGGGGCTGCGGTCGCCCGAACCGATGGAACGCAGCGCCGCCCTTTATGCCGCTCGCGGGTTACCCGCTGATGAACGCTTGGTGGCGTTGCGACACGGCTTGAAAGACGGGCTGGTATTTGTGCGCTTTGCGGCGTTGCGCCCGCTGGACGACGGCAACGCTTATACGGATATGGAGCGGGAATTGCTCACGCCTCACGAACACAAACACTTTTTGCACCGTTGCATCCTCAACACGATGGCGCGGGCGGATTTGGAACGGGCGCTGGAAATCGCTAAGCGCATTTATCTGGGGCGCGAGAAAGAGATGTGGAAGAAAGACGCATGGCTGCGGCACGATGCGGGTTACCTGTTGTTGGAGGGCGTGGTGCGACTGGGGCGACGCGACCTTCTGGAAACTTTCCATCAAGTCATTGCCTACGAACCCCATCCGTCCCCCTTTGTGCTCCTCCCCGCCGTCCAGGCTTTGCGCCTTGAAGATTAGAGCCGAAAGGCGAGGTGCCTGCGAGCCAATTGCTTTTTTGTCGTAACAAAAAGTGCCCCCAAATTGCAACACTCGCGCCCATTGGTTGACGGGAGACAAAGGTCACAAAGGAGGGATGTCAGATGCTGCGG is a window of bacterium HR17 DNA encoding:
- the phoR_2 gene encoding Alkaline phosphatase synthesis sensor protein PhoR; the protein is MARDRRFMGVIAVVAGLLAVTFCERQWGANAPLWQLYLIPVAAAGMFAEVTGGIVAGVAASLLLGLLSPVARTWDGSALLGWQMGFVFLGGLIGYLKRQAELQREAKEQLRRQQELREALTDFLVHDLRSPLTNVISGLETLKLALQDQIAPEDAELLELALIGAQRLLTMVNSLLDLRKMEEGKFPLYLKEFVPDDAVTEAVRQVQLWAKQNGVIVRTELASDLPAMVADRWVLIRVLVNLLSNALKYTPSGKTVTVWVETRDDGVHFAVADEGPGIPKEYLDRIFDRFVQVEARKAGAAVGTGLGLTFCKMAVEAHGGRIWLESEVGKGTTVHFVLPLTPHPAPTPVAPVSQAVPS